One part of the Malus sylvestris chromosome 2, drMalSylv7.2, whole genome shotgun sequence genome encodes these proteins:
- the LOC126607079 gene encoding trimethyltridecatetraene synthase-like, producing MEYFSCAVILTFACLATLALVSKTLFPQLKKRKFPPGPKPWPIIGNLNLIGPLPHQSLHKLSQTYGPIMQLRFGSRPVVVATSPEMAKQFLKTHDHVFSSRPQTAAGKYLTYDYQNVTWSPYGPYWRQGRKIFLYELFSSKRLESFEYIRADEIRAFTSRLCAIAKSGNPIVLKEHLSRLNLSIMSRTVLGKDYFSVAEYEGSIMSLKEFQDMIDELFVLSGVFNIGDWIPWLNFLDLQGYIKRMKAIKKKVDRFYDFVLNEHKAQKEGVEEFVPKDMVDLLLQLVDGSNDLEVKLNYDSIKAFTQDLIAGGTDTSATNLEWAMSELIKQPNLIKKATEELDRVIGRERWVEEKDLAQLPYIDAIMKETMRRHPAVVILPPHLAVENSNVAGYDVCKGTIVFVNTWSMGRDPKLWEEPEEFRPERFLGNTGIDLQGQSFELLPFGSGRRMCPGYKLGLKMIRTCLANMLHGFNWKLPGNVKVEDLGMEEAYGLVTTRKFPLVAVMEPRLPVHLY from the exons ATGGAGTATTTTTCTTGTGCTGTAATTTTAACCTTCGCATGCCTCGCCACTCTGGCTCTTGTCTCAAAAACCTTGTTTCCCCAACTCAAGAAACGAAAATTTCCACCAGGTCCCAAACCCTGGCCTATTATTGGAAACCTCAACCTCATTGGTCCTCTCCCACATCAATCCCTTCACAAATTATCCCAAACTTATGGACCTATAATGCAACTCAGGTTTGGCTCCCGCCCAGTTGTAGTTGCCACGTCTCCAGAAATGGCTAAACAATTTTTGAAGACACATGATCATGTGTTTTCCTCTAGGCCTCAAACTGCAGCAGGCAAGTACCTCACCTATGACTACCAAAATGTCACTTGGTCACCTTACGGTCCATATTGGCGTCAAGGCCGGAAAATCTTCCTCTACGAGTTGTTTAGTTCCAAAAGACTAGAGTCCTTTGAGTACATTCGAGCCGACGAAATTCGCGCTTTTACATCGCGACTCTGTGCCATCGCCAAGTCAGGTAACCCAATTGTGCTCAAAGAGCATCTGTCACGCCTTAATCTTAGCATTATGAGCAGAACTGTGTTGGGTAAGGATTATTTTAGCGTGGCCGAATACGAGGGCTCTATAATGTCACTCAAAGAATTTCAGGACATGATAGATGAGTTGTTTGTGCTTAGTGGGGTGTTTAACATTGGGGATTGGATACCATGGCTTAATTTCTTGGACTTGCAAGGATACATAAAGAGAATGAAGGCCATAAAGAAAAAAGTCGATCGGTTTTATGATTTTGTGCTCAACGAACACAAGGCGCAGAAGGAAGGAGTGGAGGAATTTGTGCCTAAGGACATGGTGGATTTACTACTGCAGCTGGTTGATGGTTCAAATGATCTTGAAGTTAAACTCAACTATGACAGTATCAAGGCATTCACTCAG GACTTAATAGCTGGAGGCACTGATACCTCTGCAACAAATTTAGAGTGGGCAATGTCTGAGCTCATAAAACAACCAAACCTCATAAAAAAGGCAACAGAAGAACTTGACAGAGTGAtcgggagagagagatgggtaGAAGAGAAAGACCTAGCACAACTTCCTTACATCGATGCGATCATGAAAGAGACAATGAGGAGGCATCCTGCGGTTGTAATTCTGCCACCACATTTAGCAGTTGAAAACTCCAACGTGGCAGGTTACGATGTTTGCAAAGGAACCATAGTTTTTGTGAACACGTGGAGCATGGGGAGAGACCCTAAACTGTGGGAAGAACCAGAAGAGTTCAGGCCAGAGAGGTTCTTAGGGAATACTGGGATTGATTTGCAGGGACAGAGTTTTGAATTGCTGCCGTTTGGGTCGGGGAGGAGGATGTGCCCTGGTTATAAGCTAGGGCTGAAGATGATAAGAACTTGCTTGGCTAACATGTTGCATGGGTTTAATTGGAAGTTGCCTGGGAATGTGAAAGTGGAAGATTTGGGTATGGAGGAAGCTTATGGATTGGTCACAACTCGGAAGTTCCCACTTGTTGCTGTTATGGAACCTCGGCTGCCAGTCCATCTTTATTAG